A genomic window from Winogradskyella sp. J14-2 includes:
- a CDS encoding MliC family protein, giving the protein MKSILLKITAVILITASFSCKESSETQKDANATTETVTTNETVKKTYKDANGNTMHLEFNNEEGMVTVTFDSETFQLKDQRPASGMWYKNDTYELRGKGETFELSKNGSVVFSN; this is encoded by the coding sequence ATGAAATCAATCCTCTTAAAAATTACAGCTGTGATATTGATTACAGCATCGTTTTCTTGTAAAGAATCATCCGAAACGCAAAAGGATGCTAATGCTACAACCGAAACCGTTACTACAAATGAAACCGTAAAAAAGACCTACAAAGACGCCAATGGCAATACGATGCATTTAGAATTTAACAATGAAGAAGGCATGGTAACCGTAACCTTTGATTCTGAAACATTTCAGTTAAAAGATCAGCGTCCTGCTTCAGGAATGTGGTACAAAAACGATACTTACGAATTACGTGGTAAAGGCGAAACGTTTGAACTCAGCAAAAACGGATCGGTTGTATTTAGCAATTAG
- a CDS encoding TonB-dependent receptor: MKKLFIIFMVGPLFLFSQDTLEGVVLETSTGKEMPLPGANVYWLGSSVGSITNDDGTFSLPYKFSFNKLVISYVGFKTDTLIVTKNSYIRHVLQPSDELDAVTVTVRKQATSRSFLKATNTMTVSSEELLKAACCNLSESFETNPSIDVNFADAVSGTRQIKMLGLDSPYILITTENIPAIRGASQAYGLSFIPGTWVESIQITKGSGSVVNGFESIAGQINTELVKPTTDNKVYVNLYAASNERFELNTHLNTKVSDKWSTGLYIHGNTHQQKHDVNDDGFLDMPLYNQINVMNRWQYTNGEKGIVSFINLRYLNDEKQSGQVNFNPDTDKFTTNAWGSEINTERFEVNTKLGYVNPEIPYQSLGFQTSFSHHKQDSYFGLNLYDIEHNSFYSNLVYNSIISDSRHKIKTGMSFTYDHYDELVNTDIYERTENSVGAFFEYAYDNLDKLTLTAGLRADQHNRFGFFITPRLHVRYTPWEKSAWRFSVGRGKRSANIFAETQNLFASSRQINIANAGGKIYGLDPEIAWNYGISYLQGFNLFGRKADITFDFYRTDFQNQVVVDWENPFEINFYNLEGDSYANSFQFEFNYNAFEGFDLRTAYKYYDVKTQYRSGLLEKPFIPQHRVFANASYETDVQENGAQWKFDATYNWLDSQRFPNTALSPPEFQLDAYSPTLATLNLQVTKVFSPKFEMYLGGENVTNVRQSRPILSAENPFGSNFDSNFVYGPIFGSMYYAGLRYKIK; this comes from the coding sequence ATGAAGAAGTTATTTATAATTTTTATGGTTGGCCCGTTGTTTTTGTTTTCGCAAGACACGTTAGAGGGTGTGGTTTTAGAAACAAGTACAGGTAAGGAAATGCCTTTGCCAGGCGCCAATGTGTATTGGTTGGGCTCATCAGTAGGGTCAATAACTAATGATGACGGTACCTTTTCCTTACCATATAAATTTTCCTTCAATAAATTGGTTATTAGTTATGTTGGTTTTAAAACAGATACATTAATTGTAACAAAAAATAGTTATATAAGGCATGTCTTACAGCCTTCAGACGAGTTAGATGCGGTTACTGTTACAGTAAGAAAACAAGCAACATCAAGGTCGTTTTTAAAGGCTACCAATACCATGACAGTAAGTAGTGAGGAATTGCTAAAAGCAGCATGCTGTAATCTATCCGAGAGTTTTGAAACCAATCCGTCCATCGACGTCAATTTTGCCGATGCCGTTTCGGGTACGAGACAGATTAAAATGCTCGGTTTAGATTCGCCCTATATTTTAATTACGACCGAAAATATTCCTGCCATACGTGGTGCATCTCAAGCTTATGGACTCAGTTTTATTCCTGGTACTTGGGTAGAAAGTATTCAAATTACCAAAGGATCTGGTAGTGTAGTTAACGGTTTTGAGAGTATTGCTGGCCAAATTAACACAGAGTTGGTAAAGCCTACCACAGACAATAAAGTTTATGTTAATTTGTATGCTGCTTCTAACGAGCGCTTTGAGCTCAATACACATCTCAATACAAAAGTATCGGACAAGTGGAGCACAGGTTTGTACATTCATGGCAACACGCACCAGCAAAAACACGATGTAAATGATGATGGCTTTTTGGATATGCCTTTGTATAATCAAATTAATGTAATGAACCGTTGGCAATATACCAATGGCGAAAAAGGAATTGTGAGCTTTATTAATCTGCGCTATTTGAATGACGAAAAACAGTCAGGACAGGTAAACTTTAATCCAGATACTGATAAATTTACCACCAATGCTTGGGGCAGCGAAATTAATACAGAGCGTTTCGAAGTCAATACAAAATTGGGCTATGTAAATCCTGAGATTCCGTATCAAAGTTTAGGGTTTCAAACCTCGTTTAGCCACCACAAGCAAGATTCTTATTTTGGTCTTAATCTTTATGATATTGAGCATAATAGTTTTTATTCTAATTTGGTATACAATAGTATTATTTCAGATTCGCGCCACAAAATTAAAACCGGAATGAGTTTCACTTACGACCATTACGATGAGCTAGTAAACACCGACATTTATGAGCGTACCGAAAACTCTGTCGGTGCTTTTTTTGAATATGCTTACGATAATTTAGACAAACTCACTTTAACAGCAGGTTTGCGTGCCGATCAGCACAATAGATTTGGCTTTTTTATAACACCAAGATTGCACGTGCGTTATACGCCTTGGGAAAAGTCGGCATGGCGTTTTTCTGTTGGAAGAGGTAAGCGAAGTGCCAATATTTTTGCCGAAACCCAGAACCTGTTTGCCAGCTCAAGACAAATTAATATTGCCAATGCTGGTGGAAAAATTTACGGCCTAGATCCTGAAATTGCCTGGAATTACGGCATTAGTTATCTGCAAGGTTTCAATTTATTTGGACGAAAAGCAGACATTACGTTCGATTTTTACCGTACCGATTTTCAAAATCAGGTAGTGGTAGATTGGGAAAACCCTTTTGAAATTAATTTTTACAATCTTGAAGGCGATAGTTATGCGAATAGTTTTCAGTTTGAATTTAATTATAATGCTTTTGAAGGCTTCGATTTACGTACAGCTTACAAATATTACGATGTAAAAACGCAATACCGATCGGGTTTGTTAGAAAAACCATTTATTCCACAACATCGTGTGTTTGCCAACGCATCGTACGAAACTGATGTACAGGAAAACGGAGCGCAATGGAAATTTGATGCCACGTACAACTGGCTAGATTCGCAACGTTTTCCAAATACGGCATTAAGTCCGCCAGAATTTCAGTTAGATGCCTATTCGCCAACATTGGCTACTTTAAATTTACAGGTCACTAAAGTGTTTTCGCCTAAATTCGAAATGTATTTAGGTGGAGAAAACGTGACCAATGTGAGACAATCGCGTCCAATATTAAGTGCAGAAAATCCATTTGGTTCAAATTTTGATAGTAACTTTGTATATGGGCCAATTTTTGGAAGCATGTATTATGCTGGGTTGCGTTATAAAATAAAATAA
- a CDS encoding amidohydrolase translates to MFKNSIYFIFVSSLLALVSCKPNAEKAASDSAANTIYYNGDIITMVGEKPQYVEAIAVKDGLIQKVGKKDAVLELQGDSTKVIDLKGKTMFPGFIDAHAHFFGFGPQASGANLLPPPDGKVKNIEGLINELKTWATPENIELTGWIYGLGFDDSQLEEQRFPTKEDLDKVSTTHPILILHISGHFCVMNSKGLEMVGITADMPDPEGGVVRRMPNSREPNGVLEEMAAIPYMAQAITPKTPEKMAMQAKAGLEMAKSYGYTTAQEGKAMEQHELLAAFAEKGLFDIDIVSYVDHTKSDYLNSKWYSKSYNNHYRIGGIKMTLDGSPQGRTAWRTTPYLLPPDGASKDYKGYPAIPDDNDVADVYKMAYKNDWQILSHANGDAAVDQMIKGLQMAEKEYGSKDLRNVLIHGQYVRKDQLDSLKPLNVIASLFPLHTFYWGDWHTQLIGEDLVQGISPTRTALDKGLKITIHTDAPVALPNLMRMVWTAVSRTSRSGKTIGADERLTPYEAMKCLTEWSAYQHWEDDKKGTLEEGKLADLVVLTDNPLKVEVDAIKDIEVLKTIKEGKLIFERE, encoded by the coding sequence ATGTTTAAAAATTCAATTTATTTCATTTTTGTTAGTTCACTTTTGGCTTTAGTAAGTTGCAAGCCAAATGCAGAAAAAGCAGCCTCAGATAGTGCTGCAAATACCATTTACTATAATGGAGATATCATAACTATGGTAGGTGAAAAACCTCAGTATGTAGAAGCCATAGCAGTAAAAGATGGCCTTATTCAAAAGGTTGGGAAAAAAGATGCCGTTTTAGAATTGCAAGGCGATAGTACTAAGGTGATAGATCTTAAGGGAAAAACGATGTTTCCTGGCTTTATTGATGCCCATGCGCATTTCTTCGGTTTTGGGCCTCAAGCTTCTGGAGCTAACCTTTTGCCTCCGCCAGACGGAAAGGTTAAAAATATAGAAGGTTTAATAAACGAACTAAAAACTTGGGCAACACCCGAAAATATTGAGTTAACAGGTTGGATTTACGGTTTGGGTTTTGACGACTCGCAACTAGAAGAACAACGATTTCCTACCAAAGAAGATTTAGATAAAGTATCAACAACGCATCCTATATTAATATTACACATTTCGGGTCATTTTTGTGTTATGAACAGTAAAGGGCTAGAAATGGTTGGTATTACAGCAGATATGCCAGATCCTGAAGGAGGTGTAGTTAGACGTATGCCAAATAGCAGGGAACCAAATGGTGTATTAGAGGAAATGGCAGCAATTCCATATATGGCACAAGCCATAACTCCAAAAACACCCGAAAAAATGGCCATGCAAGCCAAGGCTGGTTTAGAAATGGCAAAAAGCTACGGCTACACCACAGCCCAAGAAGGAAAAGCCATGGAACAGCACGAGCTTTTAGCCGCTTTTGCTGAAAAGGGTTTGTTTGATATTGATATTGTTTCTTATGTAGATCATACCAAATCAGACTATCTTAACAGTAAATGGTATTCTAAATCTTATAATAACCATTACAGAATTGGTGGCATAAAAATGACATTAGACGGTTCGCCTCAAGGTAGAACTGCTTGGAGAACAACTCCGTATTTATTACCTCCAGATGGAGCATCAAAAGATTATAAAGGCTATCCGGCAATCCCGGACGATAATGATGTAGCAGACGTCTATAAAATGGCTTATAAAAATGATTGGCAAATTTTAAGCCATGCCAATGGTGATGCTGCTGTGGACCAAATGATAAAAGGCTTACAAATGGCCGAAAAAGAATATGGCTCAAAAGATTTACGAAACGTACTTATTCATGGCCAGTATGTTAGGAAAGATCAATTAGATTCCTTAAAACCACTTAATGTCATAGCGTCATTGTTTCCTTTGCATACGTTTTATTGGGGAGATTGGCATACGCAGCTCATTGGTGAAGACTTGGTACAAGGCATAAGCCCTACACGGACTGCTTTAGATAAAGGCCTAAAAATCACCATCCATACCGATGCACCTGTGGCGCTTCCAAATTTAATGCGCATGGTTTGGACAGCCGTAAGCCGCACGTCTCGAAGTGGTAAAACGATTGGTGCAGATGAGCGCTTAACACCTTACGAAGCCATGAAATGCCTTACCGAATGGAGTGCTTACCAGCATTGGGAAGACGATAAAAAAGGAACCTTAGAAGAAGGTAAATTGGCAGATTTGGTGGTGCTTACAGACAACCCTTTAAAAGTTGAGGTTGATGCCATTAAGGATATTGAAGTGCTTAAAACTATAAAAGAAGGTAAGCTGATTTTTGAACGTGAATAA
- a CDS encoding amidohydrolase translates to MKKNVVLIVIAIFTQSMLLTAQINSEVISEAVEKNNEKFVKIFKEIHQNPELGFSEVKTAAIVAKELKSYGYKVTEGIAKTGVAGVMKNGEGPIVMYRADMDANAVKELTDLPYKSTVIAKKEDGSETPVAHACGHDSHTTWLMSTAKFMAEHKTMWKGTIIFIAQPAEELILGAQAMVKDGLYTKHGIPKPDYLFGIHAMPFPVGVVAAASGIRMAGTDQLDVTFYGVGGHGSNPQLTKDPILMAASAIMQYQAIVSRAIDPKNSAVLTVGAIEAGKDNNVIPEEALLKINLRWFSEKDRNLMIEGIKRINKSIAVAYGLPEDKMPTMTMKGWSYPLENEPKLTETVREALYPLVKDKKMVLDETVLPSVMGSEDLHHLVIENEKNDCVFINVGVAEPKRFEEAMKKGTLPFANHNGNFEIDLAAIPYGSKVAVTAVLTIFNKN, encoded by the coding sequence ATGAAAAAGAATGTCGTACTTATCGTTATCGCTATTTTTACGCAATCCATGTTATTAACTGCTCAAATAAATTCTGAGGTTATCTCTGAGGCAGTAGAAAAAAATAACGAAAAATTTGTAAAAATTTTTAAAGAGATCCATCAAAACCCTGAGCTTGGTTTTTCTGAAGTAAAAACCGCAGCTATTGTAGCTAAAGAGCTAAAATCTTATGGTTATAAAGTTACAGAAGGCATCGCTAAAACAGGAGTTGCAGGTGTAATGAAAAATGGAGAAGGTCCAATAGTTATGTATAGGGCAGATATGGATGCTAATGCAGTAAAGGAATTAACAGATTTACCATACAAAAGCACGGTTATTGCAAAAAAAGAGGATGGAAGCGAAACACCAGTAGCGCATGCTTGCGGACACGACTCTCACACCACTTGGTTAATGTCAACGGCCAAGTTTATGGCAGAGCATAAAACCATGTGGAAAGGCACGATTATATTTATTGCACAACCAGCAGAAGAACTGATTTTGGGAGCTCAAGCCATGGTTAAGGATGGCCTTTACACTAAACATGGTATTCCAAAACCAGATTACTTATTTGGTATTCATGCCATGCCATTTCCTGTAGGTGTTGTTGCAGCAGCCTCAGGTATAAGAATGGCAGGGACAGATCAGCTCGATGTTACTTTTTATGGTGTTGGTGGTCACGGATCTAATCCACAACTCACCAAAGATCCCATCCTTATGGCAGCATCGGCTATTATGCAATACCAAGCTATTGTTAGTAGAGCTATTGATCCAAAAAATTCGGCAGTATTAACCGTAGGTGCTATTGAAGCAGGAAAAGATAATAATGTTATCCCAGAAGAGGCACTTTTAAAAATTAATTTGAGATGGTTTAGCGAAAAGGACAGAAACCTTATGATTGAAGGTATAAAACGCATAAACAAAAGTATTGCTGTTGCCTATGGTTTACCCGAAGATAAAATGCCAACAATGACCATGAAGGGTTGGTCATATCCACTAGAAAACGAACCAAAATTAACCGAAACTGTTAGGGAAGCACTTTACCCTTTAGTGAAGGATAAAAAAATGGTTTTGGATGAAACTGTTCTACCATCTGTAATGGGATCTGAAGATTTGCATCACTTGGTTATAGAAAACGAAAAAAACGATTGTGTTTTTATAAACGTTGGTGTTGCAGAACCGAAGCGTTTTGAGGAGGCCATGAAAAAAGGAACATTGCCATTTGCAAACCACAACGGAAATTTTGAAATAGATTTAGCAGCAATACCTTACGGTTCTAAAGTTGCTGTTACGGCAGTTTTGACTATTTTTAATAAAAATTAA
- a CDS encoding LptE family protein, giving the protein MKLFKYISTLFLIISLFGCGIYSFTGADTGDAKTFQVNFFQNNAELVEPGLDIDFTNALQDLIQNQTSLNLVNTGGDLLFEGEIVEYRIAPMTATSDSRAAQNRLTISVNVRYFNSLDSEKDFETRFSFFRDYGADEQLIGAFKDEVHAFIFERLTQDIFNASLANW; this is encoded by the coding sequence ATGAAATTATTTAAATACATAAGCACCTTGTTTCTTATAATATCCCTATTTGGTTGTGGTATATATTCATTTACGGGAGCAGATACTGGAGACGCAAAGACATTTCAGGTCAACTTTTTTCAGAATAATGCTGAACTTGTTGAGCCAGGTTTAGACATAGACTTCACAAATGCTTTGCAAGACTTAATTCAAAATCAAACAAGTCTAAATCTTGTAAATACGGGTGGAGATTTACTATTTGAAGGTGAAATTGTAGAATACAGAATTGCACCAATGACCGCTACCTCAGATAGTAGAGCAGCCCAAAACCGTTTAACCATTAGTGTCAACGTTCGCTACTTTAATAGCTTAGATTCAGAAAAAGATTTTGAAACACGTTTTTCTTTTTTTAGAGATTATGGTGCCGACGAACAATTAATAGGTGCATTTAAAGACGAAGTACATGCCTTTATTTTTGAGCGCCTTACACAAGACATTTTTAATGCGTCTTTAGCCAATTGGTAA
- a CDS encoding heavy-metal-associated domain-containing protein has protein sequence MKKLILIFTVVLTTATFAQNKNAKASMEVDGVCGMCKERIEKAAIRTKGVKSAVWNVDTHELKLIYDERKTDLEKIAKKIASVGHDTKAIKATEEAYNSVHPCCKYRDKDVVKDHEGEKTTSGNN, from the coding sequence ATGAAAAAACTAATTTTAATTTTTACAGTAGTGCTGACCACAGCAACCTTTGCCCAAAACAAAAATGCTAAAGCCTCTATGGAAGTAGATGGAGTTTGCGGTATGTGCAAAGAACGCATAGAAAAAGCAGCCATTAGAACCAAAGGAGTAAAATCTGCCGTTTGGAATGTTGATACGCACGAGCTAAAACTCATTTACGATGAGCGCAAAACCGATTTAGAAAAAATTGCTAAAAAAATTGCGTCCGTGGGTCATGATACCAAAGCGATTAAAGCAACGGAAGAAGCTTATAATTCCGTACATCCATGCTGCAAATATCGCGATAAGGATGTGGTTAAGGATCATGAAGGGGAGAAAACAACTAGTGGAAACAATTAA
- the groL gene encoding chaperonin GroEL (60 kDa chaperone family; promotes refolding of misfolded polypeptides especially under stressful conditions; forms two stacked rings of heptamers to form a barrel-shaped 14mer; ends can be capped by GroES; misfolded proteins enter the barrel where they are refolded when GroES binds), whose amino-acid sequence MAKDIKFDIDARDGLKRGVDALANAVKVTLGPKGRNVIIGKSFGAPQVTKDGVSVAKEIELENELENMGAQMVKEVASKTNDLAGDGTTTATVLAQAIVKEGLKNVAAGANPMDLKRGIDKAVEAIVKDLDKQSQKVGSSSDKIKQVAAISANNDDTIGELIAKAFGKVGKEGVITVEEAKGMDTYVDVVEGMQFDRGYLSPYFVTDSDKMVADLENPYILLFDKKISNLQEILPILEPVAQSGRPLLIIAEDVEGQALATLVVNKLRGGLKIAAVKAPGFGDRRKAMLEDIAILTGGVVISEERGFSLENADLSMLGSAETVTIDKDNTTIVNGAGKAADIKARVNQIKAQIETTTSDYDKEKLQERLAKLAGGVAVLYVGAASEVEMKEKKDRVDDALHATRAAVEEGIVAGGGVALVRAKKVLEKLTTDNLDETTGVQIVNKAIESPLRTIVENAGGEGSVVINKVLEGKKDFGYDAKSEEYVDMLKAGIIDPKKVTRIALENAASVAGMILTTECALVDIKEDAPAMPPMGGGGMPGMM is encoded by the coding sequence ATGGCAAAAGATATAAAATTCGATATTGACGCACGCGACGGGTTAAAACGTGGTGTAGATGCTTTAGCAAATGCAGTAAAAGTAACTTTAGGGCCAAAAGGTCGTAACGTTATTATTGGCAAATCCTTTGGTGCACCTCAAGTCACCAAAGATGGTGTTTCTGTAGCAAAAGAAATTGAGCTCGAAAACGAGCTTGAAAACATGGGAGCGCAAATGGTAAAAGAAGTCGCTTCTAAAACCAACGATTTAGCAGGTGATGGTACCACAACCGCTACCGTTTTGGCACAAGCCATTGTTAAGGAAGGTCTTAAAAACGTAGCTGCTGGTGCCAATCCTATGGATTTAAAACGTGGTATTGACAAAGCTGTTGAAGCCATTGTAAAAGATTTGGACAAGCAGTCTCAAAAAGTTGGAAGCTCGTCTGATAAAATTAAACAAGTGGCTGCCATCTCTGCAAATAACGACGATACTATTGGCGAATTAATCGCCAAAGCTTTTGGTAAAGTGGGTAAGGAAGGTGTTATTACGGTTGAAGAAGCCAAAGGTATGGACACTTATGTAGATGTTGTAGAAGGTATGCAGTTTGATCGTGGTTACCTGTCTCCTTACTTTGTTACAGATTCTGATAAAATGGTAGCAGATTTAGAAAATCCGTACATTTTATTATTCGATAAGAAGATTTCTAACTTACAGGAAATTCTTCCAATCTTAGAGCCTGTAGCACAATCTGGACGTCCGTTATTAATTATTGCCGAAGATGTTGAAGGCCAAGCCTTAGCAACCTTAGTCGTCAACAAATTACGTGGTGGCTTAAAAATCGCTGCAGTAAAAGCACCAGGATTTGGCGACAGACGTAAAGCCATGTTAGAAGATATCGCTATCCTTACTGGTGGTGTGGTAATTTCTGAAGAACGTGGTTTCTCTTTAGAGAATGCTGACCTTTCTATGTTAGGTTCTGCAGAAACGGTGACTATTGACAAAGACAACACAACGATTGTTAATGGTGCAGGCAAAGCAGCTGACATTAAGGCCAGAGTAAACCAAATTAAAGCACAGATTGAAACAACCACGTCTGATTATGATAAGGAGAAACTTCAAGAACGTTTAGCAAAACTTGCTGGAGGTGTTGCCGTACTTTACGTAGGTGCTGCCTCTGAAGTTGAAATGAAAGAGAAGAAAGACCGTGTGGACGATGCATTACATGCTACACGTGCTGCCGTTGAAGAAGGTATTGTTGCTGGTGGTGGTGTTGCTTTAGTACGTGCTAAAAAAGTACTTGAGAAACTTACAACCGATAACTTAGACGAAACTACGGGAGTTCAAATTGTTAACAAAGCCATTGAGTCTCCACTACGTACCATTGTTGAAAATGCAGGTGGTGAAGGTTCTGTTGTTATCAATAAAGTACTAGAAGGCAAAAAAGACTTTGGTTACGATGCCAAATCTGAGGAATACGTAGATATGCTTAAAGCAGGAATTATTGATCCTAAAAAAGTAACACGTATTGCTTTAGAAAATGCCGCTTCAGTTGCTGGCATGATCTTAACTACGGAATGTGCTTTAGTTGATATTAAAGAAGATGCTCCTGCAATGCCACCAATGGGTGGAGGCGGAATGCCAGGCATGATGTAG
- the secG gene encoding preprotein translocase subunit SecG translates to MSAFTIFLVLIVIVAFLLVVVIMVQNPKGGGLSSSFGGGGTQQLGGVKKTGDFLDKSTWFLGAALIVLILASNLTIDSGNNVDSKALDETEATEMPISNPSSTEDASTTNDTEGK, encoded by the coding sequence ATGAGTGCATTTACAATATTTTTAGTTTTAATAGTAATCGTTGCATTTTTATTAGTCGTAGTAATTATGGTACAAAACCCTAAAGGCGGAGGTTTGTCATCTTCTTTTGGTGGTGGTGGCACACAACAATTAGGTGGTGTTAAGAAAACAGGAGACTTCTTAGACAAGAGTACGTGGTTTTTAGGAGCGGCATTAATTGTATTAATCCTTGCCTCTAACCTTACTATTGATTCTGGTAACAATGTAGATTCTAAAGCTTTAGATGAAACCGAAGCTACAGAAATGCCAATTTCTAATCCGTCTAGTACAGAAGATGCTTCTACAACAAACGATACTGAAGGGAAGTAA
- a CDS encoding sigma-54 interaction domain-containing protein, which translates to MESIQAIKQRFGIIGNDPKLNRAIEKAIQVAATDISVLVTGESGVGKESIPKIIHQLSHRKHGKYIAVNCGAIPEGTIDSELFGHEKGAFTGATQTRSGYFEVADGGTIFLDEVGELPLTTQVRLLRVLENGEFIKVGSSKVQKTNVRIVAATNVNMFEAIKKEKFREDLYYRLSTIEINLPALRERKEDIHILFRKFASDFALKYKMPTVKLTDDAVALLLKYRWNGNIRQLRNVAEQVSVLEHNRTIDAVTLQNYLPNTGSTLPAVVNSSKSDSDFSSEREILYKVLFDMKSDLNDLKKLTMELMKSGSVSDVQKDNEHLIQKIYGNDTDDDFENAIEDLEVLSIPEHAEINEPASTDLEDKYHFAEEIEEEETLSLQDKELELIKKSLERHNGKRKLAAAELGISERTLYRKIKQYDL; encoded by the coding sequence ATGGAATCCATACAAGCCATAAAACAACGCTTCGGCATTATAGGAAACGATCCTAAGCTTAATCGTGCCATAGAAAAAGCAATTCAAGTGGCAGCTACAGATATTTCTGTGCTTGTCACTGGAGAAAGTGGTGTTGGTAAAGAAAGTATTCCTAAAATTATACATCAACTCTCTCACAGAAAACACGGCAAATACATTGCAGTAAACTGTGGTGCTATACCAGAAGGTACGATTGACAGTGAGTTGTTTGGTCACGAAAAAGGTGCGTTTACAGGTGCCACACAAACACGTTCTGGTTATTTTGAAGTCGCTGATGGTGGAACCATCTTTTTAGATGAAGTTGGTGAATTACCATTAACAACCCAAGTACGTTTGCTTCGTGTTTTAGAAAATGGTGAGTTTATTAAAGTAGGTTCTAGTAAAGTTCAAAAAACCAATGTAAGAATCGTAGCGGCTACAAACGTTAACATGTTTGAAGCCATTAAAAAAGAAAAATTTAGAGAAGACCTTTACTATCGTTTAAGCACCATAGAAATTAATCTTCCAGCCTTACGAGAGCGTAAGGAGGACATTCATATTCTTTTTAGAAAATTTGCCAGCGATTTTGCACTAAAATATAAAATGCCAACTGTGAAGTTAACGGATGATGCCGTAGCATTGCTCTTAAAATACCGTTGGAATGGTAACATTCGTCAATTACGAAATGTTGCTGAGCAGGTTTCAGTTTTAGAACACAATCGTACTATCGATGCTGTAACACTTCAAAATTATTTACCAAATACAGGAAGCACACTTCCGGCAGTGGTAAACTCTTCAAAGTCCGACAGCGATTTTAGTAGCGAAAGAGAAATACTTTATAAGGTATTATTCGATATGAAAAGCGATTTGAATGATCTTAAAAAGCTAACCATGGAGCTAATGAAATCGGGAAGCGTTTCTGATGTGCAAAAAGATAACGAGCATCTCATCCAAAAAATCTATGGCAACGACACAGATGATGATTTTGAGAATGCTATTGAAGATTTAGAAGTGCTATCCATACCCGAACACGCAGAGATTAACGAGCCAGCGTCTACGGATCTTGAGGATAAGTATCATTTTGCCGAAGAGATTGAAGAAGAAGAAACCTTATCTTTACAAGATAAGGAATTGGAGCTCATTAAAAAATCTCTGGAGCGCCATAATGGTAAGCGCAAATTGGCTGCTGCCGAATTGGGAATAAGCGAGCGTACACTTTATAGAAAAATAAAGCAATACGATCTTTAA
- the groES gene encoding co-chaperone GroES translates to MGLNIKPLADRVLVEPMEAETKTASGIIIPDNAKEKPQKGTVVAIGNGKKDEPLTVKVGDTVLYGKYGGTDLKLEGKDYLMMRESDILAII, encoded by the coding sequence ATGGGCTTAAACATTAAACCTTTAGCAGACCGCGTTCTTGTAGAACCGATGGAAGCTGAAACCAAAACAGCTTCTGGTATTATTATTCCAGATAACGCCAAAGAAAAACCGCAAAAGGGAACTGTTGTTGCTATTGGCAATGGCAAAAAAGATGAACCTTTAACTGTAAAAGTTGGTGATACTGTACTTTACGGAAAGTATGGTGGTACAGACCTTAAACTTGAAGGAAAAGACTATTTAATGATGCGCGAAAGCGACATATTGGCGATTATTTAA